A stretch of Toxoplasma gondii ME49 chromosome V, whole genome shotgun sequence DNA encodes these proteins:
- a CDS encoding expressed protein JLP1 (encoded by transcript TGME49_212830): MCLPDGCFKSSKWLAQAMAFCIDKTFTNACLKKTRNEPRSRLRPVTAAVRLVMITMVSIQRATAADRLPRRGAISMIPKRCMQLACASCAKRFTSFSRKGKNPLAFYGDQLHAVALLPATIRRGRARWRILPPATRTKSIYSVELTKRFRLSGEVTKVSA; encoded by the coding sequence ATGTGTTTGCCTGACGGCTGTTTCAAGAGTTCGAAGTGGCTTGCGCAGGCGATGGCGTTTTGTATAGATAAAACGTTTACAAATGCTTGtttgaaaaaaacgaggaacgaACCACGTTCTAGATTGCGTCCTGTGACAGCAGCAGTACGGCTCGTGATGATTACCATGGTATCCATTCAGAGAGCGACAGCCGCTGACAGACTTCCACGGCGAGGCGCCATCTCCATGATTCCGaaacgctgcatgcagctggcTTGCGCGAGCTGCGCGAAGCGCTTCACGAGTTTCAGTCGAAAGGGCAAAAATCCCCTGGCTTTTTATGGGGACCAATTACACGCGGTAGCTCTGCTACCTGCCACGATCCGCCGCGGGCGTGCAAGATGGCGGATTCTGCCTCCCGCAACGCGAACCAAATCCATCTACTCGGTGGAACTCACGAAAAGATTTCGCTTATCAGGCGAAGTCACCAAAGTGTCCGCGTGA
- a CDS encoding HIT zinc finger protein (encoded by transcript TGME49_212840), with amino-acid sequence MDDELSIGISAASARSSGATCQVCHRAASKYTCPKCHTLYCSSDCYSSHNGGRCVRQFQEEQVVAAVRAARVTALDKRRFEHKLSRIRRQELEEEEESEEEEEEDRSAERSGRGARGQAGREEAQEGDEGQVPPDEAALLEGMDDERHAQLIDLAQRGILDEDALTAEERRAFHNALGTGALAQYLEPWEPWWQKVETRQPVAPPPHCCCSSETKVHFTVFNSLLQLLYAYAHCMRSYNGEVEEVELQEACQHILAIAQALGSPQPPRTPMEALDVAIGATSSETVQCKDPAFNALCLQDFQGLFTCREHAFRAIEEIMEMLHGLLQMVAEVQEEEKAEEQRRSAGQMRDKGKGSSKQDDALNKALKERRHYLKSLGRKLQSSERKVLFLGSFVWHHWGEVAALMPAALVQVKAKEEQLQGLLKEIQAMNTSRAAAARASAMARRCDAIGAVSLASLSPQTGKTSDTARASREASRFLEEKTVRTFASTPNGTENGKAAGRDLSSRQNTVEISNAVMATSAPTLTGKPTAVAVVTMTANGGNAVLPGTLEVPLDVDGTDVKNATGGKEDSEKREVEDTNRHIPLIEEC; translated from the exons ATGGACGACGAACTTTCTATCGGCATCTCAGCCGCATCCGCAAGGAGCAGCGGTGCCACCTGCCAAGT GTGCCACCGAGCCGCCTCCAAGTACACATGCCCGAAGTGCCACACGCTTTACTGCTCCTCCGACTGTTACAGT AGCCACAACGGCGGTCGCTGTGTGAGGCAGTTTCAAGAGGAGCAAGTTGTGGCGGCTGTCCGAGCAGCGCGAGTAACAGCTCTCGACAAACGTCGGTTTGAGCACAAGCTCTCCCGCATTCGCAGAcaggaactcgaggaagaggaagaaagcgaagaagaggaggaagaggaccgGAGCGCAGAGCGGAGCGGCCGTGGTGCAAGGGGTcaagcagggagagaagaagcacaagAGGGAGATGAAGGACAGGTACCTCCGGATGAAGCTGCTCTGCTTGAGGGCATGGATGATGAGAGACATGCCCAGTTGATCGACCTGGCACAAAGGGGGATCCTCGACGAGGACGCCTTGACCGCGGAAGAACGAAGGGCGTTCCACAACGCCTTGGGCACAGGAGCTCTCGCCCAGTACCTCGAGCCGTGGGAGCCGTGGTGGCAGAAG GTGGAGACTCGGCAACCAGTCGCTCCCCCGCCACattgctgctgcagctccgAGACCAAAGTTCACTTTACCGTTTTCAACTCTCTCCTACAGCTCTT gtatgcatatgcacactgcatgcggagTTACAACGGCGAGGTCGAGGAGGTGGAGCTTCAAGAGGCTTGTCAGCACATCCTGGCTATAGCTCAG GCTCTGGGCTCCCCACAGCCCCCGCGCACCCCCATGGAGGCTCTCGACGTTGCCATTGGCGCCACATCGTCG GAGACCGTGCAGTGCAAGGACCCTGCATTTAacgccctctgtctccaagaCTTTCAAGGTCTTTTCACCTGCAGGGAGCATGCATTTCGAGCGATCGAGGAGATCATGGAGATGCTGCATGGTCTTCTTCAGATGGTCGCAGAAGtccaggaggaagagaaagccgagGAGCAGCGGCGATCCGCAGGGCAGATGCGCGACAAAGGCAAGGGATCAAGCAAACAAGACGACGCCTTGAACAAAGCGTtgaaagaaaggcgacacTATCTGAAATCCCTCG GTCGTAAATTGCAATCAAGTGAAAGGAAAGTTCTGTTTCTTGGATCCTTCGTGTGGCACCACTGGGGCGAGGTAGCAGCGTTGATGCCCGCTGCTCTGGTCCAGGTCAAAGCAAAGGAGGAACAACTTCAAGGTCTCCTCAAGGAGATCCAAGCTATGAACACTAGCAGAG CCGCTGCAGCACGAGCGTCTGCGATGGCGCGCCGCTGCGATGCCATTGGGGCAGTTTCGcttgcttcgctttctccacAAACTGGAAAGACTTCTGACACAGCACGTGCCTCCCGCGAGGCATCGAGGTTTCTTGAGGAAAAAACTGTCCGGACTTTTGCGAGCACGCCGAACGGCACAGAGAATGGGAAGGCCGCGGGTCGGGATCTCAGCTCAAGGCAAAACACAGTGGAAATCTCGAATGCAGTAATGGCTACTTCTGCTCCCACCCTGACCGGAAAGCCGACGGCTGTTGCCGTCGTGACAATGACAGCGAACGGGGGAAACGCGGTGCTTCCTGGAACACTCGAAGTGCCTCTCGATGTGGACGGGACAGACGTGAAGAATGCCacaggaggaaaggaagactcggaaaaaagagaggtgGAGGACACAAACAGGCACATACCCCTCATAGAAGAGTGTTAG
- a CDS encoding hypothetical protein (encoded by transcript TGME49_212850~Signal peptide predicted by SignalP 2.0 HMM (probability 0.868) with cleavage site probability 0.332 at residue 27) codes for MAVSTSSHFSLHVKFFVAFLLFLCTRSFRASFFEQGVSVVCAEMNGPDHQPVSPVSQSDLSRVDSETNTFQSLLLLKSTPFRDAAEALTLAVHSAFLDRGFLPVKSAARAEQSCRSSQKRCSELSTPSGEFVRLPDGRVARVVYDPADFPPEETNRSFFTVTILYARPHTTLETQTGKKPDALVQVKCTVVGHSLEVTVSDGTQEGVLTAEFPLEAAEPILELDSRRTERKVVLSADTGEGSDAPEEETAALRSTIKSLHASIEEGLVAAVVRAYMRSGKMDPSDCPSHAQAGSSAPPLSPTGPEPLSCGTDSVRSPLPPQGPRVGGQDLRPPGIPDLTRRPEEDAFVGPDRGEGGTHVGPRHPFFSGGNRQGSHPYPTPPLPPGFVPGTSYDPIGPFGVEPNPDHERPQRWDNRGDVLPSPGGAGFLGGPVNFGGGRWGGGGGGGFGGGGFGGGII; via the exons ATGGCCGTTAGCACCTCGAGTCACTTTTCACTTCACGTCAAGTTCtttgtcgcgtttctcctgtttctgtgCACACGCAGCTTCCGTGCTAGCTTTTTCGAGCAAGGCGTCTCGGTGGTTTGCGCTGAGATGAATGGTCCGGATCACCAGCCGGTTTCGCCAGTCTCGCAGAGTGACCTTTCCCGGGTAGACAGCGAAACGAACACTTTCCAGTCTTTGCTGCTGCTGAAGTCTACTCCTTTCCgagacgctgcagaggcgcTGACCCTCGCCGTCCACTCTGCGTTCCTTGATCGCGGTTTCCTTCCGGTGAAGAGCGCCGCCCGCGCCGAGCAGAGCTGCAGGTCTTCCCAAAAACGCTGTTCTGAACTTAGCACGCCGTCGGGAGAGTTTGTCCGTCTGCCGGACGGCCGCGTCGCCCGCGTCGTTTATGACCCGGCAGACTTTCCTCCGGAAGAAACGAACcgctctttcttcacagTCACTATCCTGTACGCCCGCCCGCACACGACGCtggaaacgcagacagggaagaagccGGACGCTCTTGTGCAGGTGAAGTGCACCGTCGTTGGCCACAGTCTGGAAGTAACCGTTTCTGACGGAACTCAAGAGGGAGTCCTGACGGCAGAGTTTCCTCTTGAGGCTGCGGAGCCGATTCTGGAGCTCGACTCGCGACGAACGGAACGAAAGGTCGTGCTCTCTGCCGACACTGGCGAAGGCTCAGACgctccagaagaagaaacagcggCGCTTCGCTCAACGATCAAA AGTCTCCACGCCTCCATCGAAGAGGGATTGGTCGCAGCTGTTGTGCGCGCCTACATGAGGTCTGGAAAGATGGATCCCTCGGATTGTCCGTCTCACGCACAAGCGGGTTCATCTGCACCCCCGCTTTCGCCT ACCGGGCCTGAACCTCTCTCCTGCGGCACCGACTCTGTCCgctcgcctctgcctccgcaAGGCCCTCGTGTCGGGGGTCAGGACTTGCGGCCTCCAGGCATTCCGGACTTGACGCGACGaccagaggaagacgccTTCGTAGGTCCCGACCGAGGCGAAGGGGGAACGCATGTCGGGCCGCGCCACCCGTTCTTCAGCGGAGGCAACAGACAAGGCTCTCACCCCTACCCCACACCCCC ACTGCCTCCAGGATTCGTCCCCGGGACAAGCTACGACCCCATCGGGCCTTTCGGCGTGGAGCCCAATCCCGATCACGAGCGTCCGCAGCGGTGGGACAATCGCGGCGACGTCCTCCCGTCTCCGGGGGGCGCGGGATTCTTGGGCGGCCCAGTTAATTTCGGAGGAGGCAGGTggggaggaggcggcggcggcggcttCGGAGGCGGCGGCTTTGGAGGGGGGATAATCTGA